Part of the Permianibacter fluminis genome, CTGGTAATGGTGGCGCAGTTTTTTGGCAAACTCTTTGTAGTCGTCGCTGTTCTGCGGCTGATCCGGCAGCGGTTGCCGCAGCGGCGTTTTCACGCCGAGCAAAGTCGGAGTGAAAATTGCGCTTTCGCTGAGCAGGGTTTCGCCGCGCGAGGCGCGCAGATCATTAAGCAGCGGCAGCAGGACCACCGGCAAATCGCGTTGTCCGGCCTGCACCCGTTCCAGATAGGTCGGCAATTGCAGGATGGTGCCCATCAGCACTTCCTGCGCCCGCGGCGGATTCTTTACTTTGCCTTCGGCAATCGCTTCGGCCAGATATTCCATTTCTTCGGCGAACAGGGCCGCGCCGTAAAACTCCAGCATTTGCAGGGTACCGCGCACCTGGTGCAGGGCACTGCTGCAGAAACGAATCTGGGTACTGTCGTCGGCATTTTCGGCGAACGCTTCCAGCGCCTGACGCGCCTGGTCCAGCGTTTTATTGACTTCTTCGCGCACCCATTTGAGGGCGAGCTGATCATAATTATCGGCCATGCCTACTCCGCTTGCGGGTTGCTACCGCGATGGCTGAATGCCAGACACTGCTTGTTTTGAATTCGGGTCAACGCCGGATGGTGCCAACGCAGCACTTCACCGGGAGCCAGCACCAACATGCCACCTGGCCGCAGATGCTCAACCAATTGATTGAGCAAATCGCGCCGGCGCTCGGGCTGGAAATAAATCAGCAGGTTCTGGCAATAAATAATGTCGAATAACTGGTTCGGTGCGTGCCGCAGGTCGTGAACGTTGCCTTGGACAAAACAGGTGCGCTGGCGAACCGCCGGCATCACTTGGTAGTAGTCGTCACCAACGGCCTGAAAATAGCGCTCACGCTGCTCGTCGCTCAGACCGATCAAGCGGCGCAGGTGATAAATGCCTTCGCGCGCACTGGCCAGCGCGGGATAACTGATGTCGGTGCCGGTGACGCCGTAATAGAACGGCCCGGTTTCGTCCTGCAACTCGTGCAGCGCCAGCGCCAGACTGTAGACCTCTTCCCCGGTCGAACAGCCGACACTCCAGGCCTGAATGCTGCGCTTTTGTTGCTCGCCATTCTGCTTG contains:
- a CDS encoding CheR family methyltransferase, which gives rise to MAEAVVLRQAPDMGAAEFARWQKLIEVRTGIHLPEHRKPFLMLALSSRMREIGVEDYNDYFVSLRDGAPQASFEWACLVDLLTVHETRFFRHEESFELVRSYVRNLLKQNGEQQKRSIQAWSVGCSTGEEVYSLALALHELQDETGPFYYGVTGTDISYPALASAREGIYHLRRLIGLSDEQRERYFQAVGDDYYQVMPAVRQRTCFVQGNVHDLRHAPNQLFDIIYCQNLLIYFQPERRRDLLNQLVEHLRPGGMLVLAPGEVLRWHHPALTRIQNKQCLAFSHRGSNPQAE